The proteins below are encoded in one region of Takifugu rubripes chromosome 1, fTakRub1.2, whole genome shotgun sequence:
- the cpap gene encoding centromere protein J, protein MSSPAGLHFSQADFLARWMPNSSRAGVILAPCTGVSSAPRLPSAEGPNDSFVSDFGPLPASADSSCVAADGCPRPPGGDTAGSDGPLKGRSSDGELDSLDPMERPKQPPTLTMKLEQLRKWQEHMQEQLQAQQLEELLRLQEEQQRLLGKMNGSQDYDAGSTQSEEYEDEDRSLSYQQSDILPPNNETLTEDCTRGEDKACNDRPIKGQKKTFEELLEEQLKLEEQRLKSAEQQSQTGADTLEAPPKRAFLKRGEGLSRFTNRRSSSSKTEDAKDPKPGVLAKVISRSNSEPAVTLRGSKTAAQRLPVQRKTASLNKENRQRGFSSSPQQIGRDHRGERTKVLGSHQRQNTDRAASLQTDQGAFQNKPPRAREGKEQEKSKVGLAARVTPEHGTLPGPFATRGGAMKPPARSEDEAGENRSEENPQSSGDEVPEEVLELSFQEKLQRWECDHQAESMELGEFELLEQAAEELSFSSNSSFVTKILQMDRMRAVHGLPPRRLSSTPVKAPPKGEIRRCSSLGSSGFEDCKADLMNSDALTNKVSVQDAEEERRVFADVWPCGGYHSEGQEILTKAPFPESKQPYDKRSYQDEDSASEASQSDGAEGESVLSTAESTLIEDKDEQDRVVFDDNDTWNDQEDTVVPTARESPPPQRTLLRKVAVLDKGAVTGSTNQKSDPPPASELMTKLFPSLKPKTQNAPVPPAPESKQPQEESGQSVQSRLLRERLVELEIEIERFKKENAALTKLREENEKNRDVLRKERLEFEQMKAVELAKLEEYKKEENRRLQKERRIFERHASAARAMPDKKEREEIQLLKQQLSSLQEELKGKESRWASAHNRLRQQIDSLRQENASLRDETRVLEKLRLNALKNNVANAEKVQKMSPKMLENSTSTISKGVKFASPLDSRGSGNPPQSSMAAAARKNSKEGGIKSSLRKPAASESSSTSLSRTVERSTTAGKSQEKSSNPENSHSCSPKHNVLPNEVGSELKEAEPADQVITHSDGKTEKVLTNGDRLVVFSNGTKKEVSADGQTVKVTFFNGDTKEITDQRVIYFYAEAQTTHVTYPDGIEVLHFPNNQTEKHFPDGRKEITFPDQTVKNLFPGGREESVLTDGTVIQVNPDGSKEIHFNTGQREIHTADYKRREYPDGTVKTVYNDGRQETRYPTGRLRVKDKDGNVVVDSRG, encoded by the exons ATGTCATCTCCAGCCGGACTTCACTTCTCCCAGGCAGACTTCTTGGCACGGTGGATGCCGAATAGCAGCCGAGCCGGGGTAATCCTCGCTCCTTGCACGGGCGTTTCCAGCGCCCCGAGGCTCCCGTCAGCCGAGGGACCAAACGACTCCTTCGTCTCCGACTTCGGCCCCCTGCCCGCCTCCGCAGACAGCAGCTGCGTTGCCGCGGATGGGTGTCCCCGTCCGCCCGGGGGAGACACGGCTGGAAGTGACGGGCCCCTGAAGGGCCGGTCCTCAGATGGGGAGCTGGACTCTTTGGACCCAATGGAAAGGCCAAAACAGCCTCCAACACTAACGATGAAACTAGAACAG TTGAGAAAATGGCAGGAACACATGCAAGAACAGCTACAAGCCCAACAGTTGGAGGAGCTCCTTCgcctccaggaggagcagcagaggctgctggggaAGATGAACGGCTCTCAGGACTATGATGCAG GCAGCACACAGTCCGAGGAATACGAGGATGAGGACAGAAGCCTTTCTTAtcaacaaagtgacattttgcCACCAAATAATGAGACCTTGACTGAAGACtgcaccagaggagaagacaaagccTGTAATGACAG ACCAATTAAAGGACAGAAGAAGACTTTTGAGGAGCtgttggaggagcagctgaagctggaGGAACAGAGGCTGAAGTCTGCTGAGCAACAG AGCCAAACTGGAGCTGACACCCTGGAGGCACCTCCCAAGAGGGCTTTTCTGAAGCGTGGCGAGGGTCTCTCGAGATTTACCAACCGCAGATCCTCGTCATCCAAAACGGAGGATGCAAAGGACCCTAAACCGGGCGTCCTGGCCAAGGTCATTTCCCGCAGTAACTCTGAGCCGGCAGTCACCCTGAGAGGCAGCAAAACTGCGGCTCAGCGGCTTCCTGTCCAGCGTAAAACCGCCTCACTCAACAAGGAAAACCGCCAGAGAGGGTTCAGTTCATCACCTCAGCAAATCGGCCGTGACCACAGAGGGGAGAGGACAAAGGTTTTGGGCAGTCACCAAagacagaacacagacaggGCTGCGTCACTTCAGACGGACCAGGGAGCCTTTCAGAACAAACCGCCGCGTGCACGGGAAGGAAAGGAGCAGGAAAAAAGTAAAGTAGGTCTAGCAGCGAGAGTAACCCCTGAGCACGGCACGCTGCCAGGCCCCTTCGCCACACGGGGGGGCGCGATGAAACCCCCCGCGAGGAGTGAGGACGAGGCTGGTGAGAACAGGTCAGAGGAAAACCCCCAATCATCGGGAGATGAAGTCCCAGAAGAAGTGTTGGAGTTGTCGTTCCAGGAAAAACTCCAGCGGTGGGAGTGTGACCACCAGGCAGAAAGTATGGAGCTGGGAGAGTTTGAGCTGCTGGAGCAAGCGGCCGAAGAGCTCTCGTTCTCCTCTAATTCCTCTTTCGTCACAAAG ATCCTGCAGATGGACAGAATGAGGGCCGTCCACGGGCTTCCACCACGACGGCTGTCCTCCACCCCAGTTAAGGCACCTCCCAAAGGGGAAATTAGAAGATGCAGCAGTCTAGGAAGTAGTGGATTTGAAGATTGCAAAGCTGATCTAATGAACTCGGATGCACTCACGAACAAAGTGAGCGTCCAGGATGCAGAGGAAGAAAGACGTGTCTTCGCTGACGTTTGGCCTTGTGGTGGGTATCACTCTGAAGGTCAGGAGATTCTGACCAAAGCTCCGTTTCCAGAGTCCAAGCAGCCCTACGACAAACGCTCCTATCAGGACGAAGATTCAGCTTCGGAAGCGTCACAAAGTGATGGTGCTGAGGGCGAGAGTGTCCTCAGCACCGCCGAGTCCACGCTGATCGAGGACAAAGATGAGCAGGACAGGGTGGTGTTCGACGACAATGACACGTGGAACGACCAGGAGGACACTGTGGTCCCCACAGCCAGGGAGAGCCCCCCACCACAGCGCACCCTTCTGAGGAAGGTGGCAGTGTTGGACAAGGGCGCAGTTACGGGTTCAACCAATCAGAAGTCAGATCCCCCCCCAGCCTCTGAGCTCATGACCAAGCTTTTCCCCTCACTGAAGCCAAAGACCCAGAATGCACCTGTCCCTCCCGCTCCTGAATCTAAACAGCCACAGGAGGAGTCAG GTCAGAGTGTCCAGTCCAGACTACTGAGGGAGAGACTGGTCGAGCTGGAGATTGAGATTGAAAGATTTAAGAAAGAGAATGCTGCCCTCACCAAACTGAGAGAGGAGAACGAGAAGAATCGGGACGTTCTCAG GAAAGAACGGTTGGAGTTCGAACAGATGAAAGCAGTGGAGCTGGCCAAGCTTGAAGAGTACAAGAAAGAGGAAAACCGCAGGTTGCAGAAGGAGCGACGGATATTTGAGCGGCACGCGTCGGCTGCCAGAGCCATGCCGGACAAGAAGGAGCGAGAGGAAATCCAG CtgttgaagcagcagctgagctccctgcaggaggagctgaaggggaAGGAGAGCCGATGGGCCAGCGCCCACAACAGGCTGCGCCAGCAAATCGACTCCCTCCGACAGGAGAACGCCTCCCTGAGGGATGAG ACTCGCGTGCTGGAAAAGCTTCGCCTCAACGCCTTGAAGAACAATGTTGCTAATGCAGAGAAAGTCCAGAAAATGAGTCCGAAAATGCTTGAGAACAGCACGTCAACCATAAGCAAAGGAGTCAAATTTGCT AGTCCTCTTGACTCCAGGGGGAGTGGAAACCCACCACAGAGCagcatggctgcagcagccaggaagAACTCCAAAGAGGGAG GGATAAAGAGCAGCCTCAGGAAACCAGCCGCCTCCGAATCGTCTTCCACCTCCCTTTCGAGGACAGTGGAGAGATCAACAACTGCCGGCAAAAGTCAGGAGAAATCATCAAACCCAGAGAATTCCCACAGTTGCTCACCA AAACACAATGTGCTGCCAAATGAAGTGGGCAGTGAGCTCAAAGAAGCAGAACCAGCTGATCAGGTCATCACACACTCCGATGGAAAG ACCGAGAAGGTTCTGACCAATGGAGATCGCCTCGTCGTCTTCTCCAACGGCACCAAGAAAGAAGTGTCGGCAGACGGCCAGACGGTCAAAGTCACTTTTTTCAACGGGGACACCAAAGAGATCACCGACCAAAGAGTG ATCTACTTCTACGCCGAGGCCCAGACCACACACGTCACCTACCCAGACGGCATCGAGGTCCTGCACTTCCCCAACAACCAGACAG AGAAACATTTCCCAGACGGACGTAAGGAAATCACGTTCCCAGACCAGACGGTGAAGAACCTGTTCCCCGGCGGCAGGGAGGAGAGCGTGCTGACGGACGGGACGGTCATACAGGTCAACCC GGACGGCTCCAAGGAGATCCACTTCAACACGGGCCAGAGGGAGATCCACACGGCCGACTACAAGAGGAGGGAGTACCCCGACGGCACCGTCAAGACCGTGTACAACGACGGCAGGCAGGAGACGCGCTACCCCACCGGGCGCCTCCGAGTCAAAGACAAAGACGGCAACGTGGTGGTGGACAGCAGAGGGTAG
- the rnf17 gene encoding RING finger protein 17: MEGSVASCSFCSEQFGELEACDLDISLPHVLPCGHILCTFCLQSVRPDLCPACEFGGGFQADRRTSDRFYTGRMKNLSQGSPAKNDTCSQLPTSGDEDGDAEDVGQPSEMEKIDRTLDEFLDRASQNLTKLEQIHETLAAGREQQIERERVRLENEIQKMAAKASYAVEKWKDGHFNQMSKLDRRFPASQQQLCCIQEKITALNVAIQWAREVRQSPFLKQNCALDKVMESLHGSDCQSFDMECVSLGSGLSYSFQLKDQNQNLSLSLKMEVGPPKGLTKLDEPDQEKPVANQDFADVIIEEIVDEQQDSALPPTGPELAKSKSRSFWKRRNRIAKMKNMSMWVVVINIVNPSHFYVQYLAEATEIMTLSKKINYFCSTKSSCFTSKDVVETGSMIFVKWKEGLWARAHITELFQRGFTEAVRCCPADQLTSVQVFFIDYGITETISIARETEMDTGKMGSAGAAVDVVNRHMRKVEDAQKVQVHSIAPLAIRCTLKNLVPHSLAKGWTQEATVEFKKVVGSSALEMRIFGQDRDSLLVDLIRTPNDQSCDTPLSVRHYLVYMEVASFYAPVVLEAKPLTYFHLPCPKTDVELNAVVSHINNPADFYIQLVENMELLLLSAQLQDCYNAATVANADDLTVCHPVVGQAYVACADDRLWYRAQALGHPGEGQVEILYVDLGNKKVVPVKDLRRIKDDFFALPIMAINCCLEEIVPRDGKTWDGSCTDRFTSLALQKVVTVVSVHPEVKHEHEPLPVRLFESDLNGPTANIAELLVREGLACFKQGSKTDDAVSSANESVVWDPLLDPGLAAGDVVTTIYDVAGEHKEESLMCEPTLKLPAQLKELHVRVSHVQSPSSFYVQLTQNDAHLSRVCELLKECALVGTPDGFEWRTDMYCVANNKGVWKRGRICSDLTSSNIAEVMLCDYGNRVKLHISNLRPLPPSLIGSFALECTVSDISPAGGQSTWTATACDVISQFLTGALAVVTIKEEVKDLSPVPVTLSCSQEMGQFVSIADFLVSKGLALRKRKPRVAADETPEEAGAQAPVMEAQADDTRTFRSASANSPFPSRIGVPATRARPKLLPRALVSAEKVKTTSYLPPELPELGQIQIRVTAVGDDGLIYMRTQNAERQFEQLMETVGERMKTLPRPKCYEWKSVQGCAVMGSDMLWYRGEVVEVLGEFVKVQHVDSGLVENIPVIHVYPVLLCEDVPQLCLSCKLHGINPFGGKWQLDAVALLREILLNRTLDVDVKELPSEPRAALSGELFIDAMSLNTILSFHKHGALERCVSVPKALAVTSLNSPDEWKLDIEGLMDPAEPILGSFIYPDMPQKGSQFQAQVCHLWTPNRLFLKPLEATAHLKVDGETLNDALKRANADVRNLPRLSDFPPDCPCLAEYSDGVYYRAKIVKFVSLEPVRVMVHHVDFGSDDTLPTSKIRQIPDQLLKFPVGVLKVKVAGFKPPSDNTEKIMLPYCPGWSLKATMEMIDLLQTSVRASVVACEPELTVLLYNTQGELVHLPLVRKGLAELE, encoded by the exons ATGTGGGACAG CCATCAGAGATGGAGAAGATTGATCGGACCCTTGATGAGTTCCTGGACAGGGCCTCTCAGAATCTTACCAAGCTGGAACAAATCCACGAG ACTCTGGCAGCTGGTCGGGAACAACAgattgaaagagagagagtccGGCTGGAGAACGAGATCCAAAAAATGGCTGCCAAGGCTTCATATGCTGTTGAGAAGTG GAAGGACGGGCATTTCAACCAGATGTCAAAGCTTGATCGGCGTTTTCCCGCCAGCCAACAACAGCTGTGCTGCATCCAGGAGAAGATCACGGCTCTGAACGTTGCCATCCAGTGGGCCAGAGAAGTCCGCCAATCCCCGTTTCTGAAGCAGAATTGTGCGCTTGAtaag GTCATGGAGAGCCTGCATGGTTCTGATTGCCAGTCCTTTGATATGGAGTGCGTCTCTCTGGGCTCTGGACTGAG CTATTCTTTCCAGTTGAAAGATCAGAACCAGAATCTCTCATTGTCTCTGAAGATGGAAGTTGGTCCTCCTAAGGG GCTGACCAAGCTGGATGAACCAGACCAGGAAAAGCCTGTAGCAAACCAGGACTTTGCAGATGTAATCATTGAGGAGATTGTAGATGAACAACAAGACTCTG cTCTCCCACCAACTGGCCCTGAGTTGGCTAAGAGCAAATCTAGAAGCTTCTGGAAAAGGAGAAATCGCATAGCAAAGATGAAAAATA TGTCCATGTGGGTAGTGGTGATTAACATTGTGAATCCGAGTCACTTCTATGTCCAGTATCTGGCAGAAGCAACAGAAATAATGACCCTTTCCAAGAAGATCAACTACTTCTGCTCCACGAAAAGCTCTTGCTTTACATCCAAAGATGTAGTGGAGACAG GCTCAATGATTTTTGTGAAGTGGAAAGAGGGCCTGTGGGCCAGGGCCCACATTACCGAGCTCTTTCAGAGGGGTTTTACAGAGGCTGTCAGATGCTGTCCAGCTGACCAGCTCACAAGTGTCCAGGTCTTCTTTATTGATTATGGCATCACAGAGACTATCAGCATAGCgagggagacagagatggacactGG AAAGATGGGGTCTGCAGGGGCGGCAGTGGACGTCGTAAACAGGCAcatgaggaaggtggaggacgCACAGAAAGTGCAGGTGCACAGCATTGCTCCTCTGGCCATCAGATGTACGCTCAAGAACCTGGTCCCCCACAGTCTA GCTAAAGGATGGACCCAAGAGGCCACGGTGGAGTTCAAGAAGGTGGTGGGCTCATCAGCTTTGGAGATGAGGATTTTTGGTCAGGACAGAGACTCGTTACTGGTGGACCTCATTAGAACCCCCAATGACCAGTCCTGTGATACGCCCCTCTCCGTCAGACATTACCTTGTTTACATGGAAGTGGCGAG TTTTTATGCTCCGGTGGTGTTGGAGGCAAAGCCACTGACGTACTTCCACCTTCCCTGTCCCAAGACTGACGTGGAGCTCAACGCTGTGGTGTCACACATCAATAATCCTGCTGACTTCTACATTCAGCTG GTTGAAAACATGGAGCTTCTGTTGCTCTCAGCCCAACTTCAGGATTGTTACAATGCAGCAACCGTGGCCAATGCAGACGACCTCACGGTTTGCCACCCTGTCGTTGGACAAGCTTACGTCGCCTGTGCTGATGACAGGTTGTGGTACAGGGCTCAGGCTCTAG GTCATCCAGGAGAAGGACAAGTGGAGATACTTTATGTGGATTTAGGCAACAAAAAAGTTGTGCCAGTGAAAGATTTGAGGAGGATTAAGGATGATTTTTTTGCCCTCCCCATCATG GCAATCAATTGCTGTTTGGAAGAGATCGTTCCACGTGATGGAAAAACCTGGGATGGTTCCTGCACCGACAGATTCACCAGCCTGGCGCTCCAGAAGGTGGTCACTGTCGTTTCTGTGCATCCAG AAGTCAAGCATGAGCATGAACCTCTGCCAGTCAGACTGTTTGAGAGTGACCTGAACGGGCCAACGGCCAACATAGCTGAGCTGCTGGTCAGAGAGGGCTTGGCCTGCTTCAAACAAGG GTCTAAGACTGACGATGCCGTGTCCTCTGCTAATGAGTCTGTTGTGTGGGACCCCCTGCTTGATCCTGGTTTAGCTGCTGGTGATGTTGTCACCACAATTTATGACGTCGCCGGTGAGCATAAAGAGGAGTCGCTAATGTGCGAGCCAACGCTGAAGCTCCCCGCCCAACTCAAAGAGCTCCATGTCAGAGTCAGCCACGTTCAGTCTCCCAGCAGCTTCTATGTGCAGCTCACCCAGAATGACGCTCACCTGAGCAG AGTGTGTGAGCTGTTGAAGGAATGTGCGCTCGTGGGGACCCCCGATGGGTTTGAGTGGAGGACAGATATGTACTGTGTTGCTAACAACAAAGGGGTttggaaaagagggagaatcTGCTCTGATTTAACATCCAGCAACATTGCAGAG GTGATGCTCTGTGACTACGGCAACAGGGTGAAGCTCCACATCAGCAACTTGCGGCCATTGCCTCCATCCCTGATTGGGTCTTTTGCACTGGAGTGCACTGTGTCTGATATCAG TCCAGCAGGAGGTCAATCTACCTGGACGGCGACAGCCTGTGACGTAATCTCCCAATTCTTGACTGGAGCGCTGGCAGTCGTGACCATCAAG gaggaggtgaaggatcTGAGTCCAGTTCCTGTCACACTGTCCTGCTCTCAGGAGATGGGGCAGTTTGTCAGCATTGCCGACTTCCTCGTCAGTAAGGGCCTGGCTCTTCGAAAAAGAAAGCCGAG AGTTGCTGCTGATGAAACCCCCGAAGAGGCTGGTGCACAGGCTCCAGTGATGGAAGCACAAGCTGACGACACCAGAACCTTTAGATCAGCGTCGGCTAATAGTCCATTTCCGTCTCGCATCGGCGTCCCCGCGACCCGCGCTCGTCCAAAACTCCTTCCTCGCGCCCTCGTGTCAGCTGAAAAG GTAAAGACGACGTCCTACCTCCCCCCTGAGTTACCTGAGCTCGGTCAGATCCAGATCAGAGTGACAGCTGTTGGGGATGATGGTCTGATTTACATGAGGACCCAAAACGCAG AGCGTCAGTTCGAGCAGCTCATGGAGACAGTCGGGGAGCGCATGAAGACTTTGCCCAGACCAAAGTGTTACGAGTGGAAGTCGGTGCAGGGCTGCGCTGTCATGGGCTCTGACATGCTCTGGTACCGGGGAGAGGTGGTGGAAGTGCTGGGGGAGTTCGTCAAG GTACAGCACGTGGACTCGGGTCTGGTGGAGAACATCCCAGTCATACACGTCTACCCTGTGCTGCTCTGCGAAGATGTACCTCAACTCTGTTTATCATGCAAGCTGCATGGAATCAACCCC TTTGGTGGGAAATGGCAGTTGGACGCGGTAGCTTTGCTGAGGGAGATACTTCTGAACCGCACCCTGGACGTGGACGTCAAG GAGCTTCCATCAGAGCCCAGAGCTGCTCTCTCAGGGGAGCTTTTCATCGATGCAATGAGCCTCAACACTATCCTGAGCTTTCATAAGCACGGTGCTCTGGAGCGCTGCGTCTCTGTTCCAAAG GCGCTCGCTGTGACGTCTCTCAACTCCCCGGATGAATGGAAGTTGGACATTGAG GGTCTCATGGATCCAGCGGAACCAATTCTTGGATCCTTTATTTACCCAGACATGCCACAGAAGGGAAGCCAGTTTCAGGCCCAGGTCTGCCACTTGTGGACCCCTAACAGG CTGTTCCTAAAGCCTTTAGAAGCAACAGCTCACTTAAAAGTGGACGGCGAGACGCTTAATGATGCTTTGAAAAGAGCGAACGCTGATGTCAGGAATCTGCCCCGACTCAGCGATTTTCCTCCCG ATTGTCCGTGCCTGGCAGAGTACAGCGAcggggtctactacagggccAAGATAGTCAAGTTTGTCAGTTTGGAGCCTGTTCGGGTCATGGTCCATCATGTTGATTTTGGATCAGACGACACGTTGCCCACCAGCAA GATCCGGCAGATACCAGATCAGCTGCTTAAGTTCCCCGTTGGAGTCCTCAAGGTGAAGGTAGCGGGCTTCAAGCCCCCGAGTGACAACACGGAGAAAATCATGCTGCCCTACTGCCCGGGGTGGAGCCTGAAGGCCACCATGGAGATGATCGACCTGTTGCAGACCAGCGTCAGAGCCTCGGTGGTG GCGTGTGAACCGGAGCTGACGGTGCTGCTGTACAACACACAGGGGGAGCTGGTGCACCTCCCTCTGGTCAGGAAGGGCCTGGCGGAGCTGGAATGA